A region of Plantactinospora sp. BC1 DNA encodes the following proteins:
- a CDS encoding serine hydrolase → MPSQRTLLPRSTPAAMGVSARAVAALLDRLEAQSVECHSIMVVRHGHVVAEGWWAPYSAERPHLLYSLTKSFTSVAVGLAIADGLLSLADRVVDVLPDHVPAEVSEQGRRLTVHHLLSMTTGHRTDSLAEAWQLEPGDLVKGFLRVPFLEVEGTRHAYDNPTTFILARMVERVTGRSLPELLDDRLFKPMGVDHAEWDRVASGATFGFHGLHLTTEAVAAFGELLLREGLWGGRQLVPREWVRLATRRHIETQQIEDWSENPDLLCGYGYQFWISRHGYRAEGAFGQQCVVVPSHDLVVVVTGAITQGEAMPAVLWDCLLPGLDDPVSAREDEILAERLRRLSLTPVPGSAAPERSIKAELDASVENSALPAGTTVILDPVDRGWLLRLGSLLTVEVGHGAWRESSPLGRPVVATGAWQGNTFVADLYVITTPHRVRLVVDAETGTAVATWSTVPLTGPDLALHLRSPLMTRPDVA, encoded by the coding sequence ATGCCTTCTCAGCGCACCCTGCTGCCGCGCTCGACACCGGCTGCCATGGGGGTGTCGGCCCGCGCAGTTGCCGCGCTACTGGACCGGCTCGAAGCGCAATCCGTCGAGTGTCACTCCATAATGGTCGTACGCCACGGTCACGTTGTCGCCGAAGGCTGGTGGGCGCCGTACTCCGCCGAACGACCGCACCTCCTCTACTCGCTGACCAAGTCGTTCACCTCGGTCGCCGTGGGGCTTGCGATCGCCGACGGACTGCTCTCGCTGGCTGATCGGGTGGTGGACGTGTTGCCCGACCACGTCCCGGCCGAAGTCTCGGAGCAGGGACGTCGCCTGACCGTTCACCACCTGCTGTCCATGACAACCGGACACCGCACGGACAGCCTCGCCGAGGCCTGGCAACTGGAACCGGGCGACCTGGTGAAGGGCTTCCTACGCGTACCGTTCCTCGAGGTCGAGGGAACACGGCACGCCTACGACAATCCGACTACCTTCATCCTGGCCCGGATGGTGGAGCGGGTCACGGGCCGCAGCCTCCCGGAACTGCTCGACGACCGCCTCTTCAAGCCGATGGGCGTCGACCACGCCGAATGGGACCGGGTGGCGAGCGGGGCCACCTTCGGCTTCCACGGACTGCATCTCACGACCGAGGCCGTCGCCGCCTTCGGCGAACTGCTGCTGCGCGAGGGCCTCTGGGGCGGCCGGCAGCTCGTCCCGCGCGAATGGGTGCGGCTCGCGACCAGACGGCACATCGAGACGCAGCAGATCGAGGACTGGTCGGAGAACCCCGACCTGCTTTGCGGGTACGGCTACCAGTTCTGGATATCGCGTCACGGTTACCGTGCCGAAGGAGCCTTCGGTCAGCAATGCGTGGTCGTCCCGTCGCACGACCTCGTGGTCGTCGTGACCGGTGCGATAACGCAGGGTGAGGCAATGCCGGCCGTCCTGTGGGATTGCCTGCTGCCCGGCCTGGACGACCCGGTAAGTGCCCGGGAGGACGAGATCCTCGCCGAGCGGTTGCGGCGGCTCTCACTCACACCCGTGCCGGGCTCGGCCGCCCCTGAGCGTTCCATCAAGGCGGAACTCGACGCCTCCGTCGAGAATTCGGCGCTACCCGCCGGCACCACGGTGATCCTCGATCCGGTAGACCGTGGGTGGCTCCTGCGACTCGGGTCGCTCCTCACGGTCGAGGTCGGCCACGGCGCATGGCGAGAAAGCTCACCGCTCGGCCGCCCTGTCGTCGCAACCGGCGCCTGGCAGGGCAACACGTTCGTCGCCGACCTTTACGTCATCACCACCCCGCACCGGGTGCGGCTGGTGGTCGACGCCGAGACGGGGACAGCGGTCGCGACGTGGAGCACCGTGCCCCTGACCGGTCCTGATCTGGCGTTGCACCTACGGTCGCCACTGATGACCCGGCCCGACGTCGCCTAG
- a CDS encoding pyridoxamine 5'-phosphate oxidase family protein, whose protein sequence is MPLTNPWLSGPTPTKRLDRQRLEERILNLLSSQNMCVLATTGPDGPLATPVRYYSLGFAVLFTAAPRSPKMRNLAADPRVSIGIFAPLVGLASSRGAQLFGTARVLDPEHPDRAHYWTAFRWENEHAERGRPLSEPPQDTLVVVEAERVVYTEHWLRREGFAPRQFWRSERPGPVTA, encoded by the coding sequence ATGCCGTTGACGAACCCCTGGCTGTCCGGGCCCACGCCGACCAAGCGACTCGATCGTCAGCGGCTTGAGGAGCGCATCCTCAACCTCCTGTCGTCGCAGAACATGTGCGTGCTCGCGACCACGGGTCCGGACGGGCCGCTGGCCACCCCGGTGCGGTACTACTCGCTTGGCTTCGCCGTGCTCTTCACCGCTGCACCGCGTTCACCGAAGATGCGCAACCTCGCTGCGGATCCGCGGGTGTCCATCGGAATCTTCGCGCCGCTGGTCGGGCTGGCCAGCAGCCGTGGCGCTCAACTGTTCGGAACTGCAAGGGTGCTTGACCCGGAGCATCCGGACCGCGCGCACTACTGGACGGCGTTCCGGTGGGAGAACGAGCACGCCGAGCGGGGACGACCGTTGTCCGAGCCGCCTCAGGACACACTCGTGGTCGTCGAGGCGGAACGTGTCGTTTATACCGAGCACTGGCTGCGACGTGAAGGGTTCGCGCCACGCCAATTCTGGCGTAGCGAGCGACCAGGTCCTGTCACTGCTTGA
- a CDS encoding GDSL-type esterase/lipase family protein: MIRDLRVCFVGDSFVLGVGDPRCLGWVGRLAARTCADGQPLTTYNLGVRRQTSDDILARWRAECLLRLRDGNDLRVVMSFGVNDTTEENGRPRVTPERSAATLTRMLDQAAGQGWRVLVVGPPPVDDDAQNVRLASLDDAFARTCREAGVPYVAVQSSLRKSAVWTREVRTGDGAHPGSAGYDEITALITPRWRAWLTVT, translated from the coding sequence GTGATCCGTGACCTGCGCGTCTGCTTCGTCGGCGACTCCTTCGTGCTGGGCGTCGGCGATCCGCGCTGCCTGGGCTGGGTGGGCCGGCTCGCGGCACGAACCTGCGCCGACGGGCAACCGCTCACGACCTACAACCTCGGCGTACGCCGGCAGACGTCCGACGACATCCTCGCCCGTTGGCGTGCAGAGTGTTTGCTGCGGCTACGGGACGGCAACGACCTCCGTGTCGTGATGTCGTTCGGGGTCAACGACACCACCGAGGAGAACGGCCGGCCCCGGGTGACGCCCGAACGGTCGGCGGCCACCCTGACCCGGATGCTCGACCAGGCTGCCGGCCAGGGCTGGCGCGTCCTTGTCGTCGGTCCGCCACCGGTCGACGATGACGCTCAGAATGTACGGTTGGCCTCGCTCGACGACGCGTTTGCGCGGACCTGTCGCGAAGCGGGCGTACCGTACGTCGCGGTGCAGTCCTCGTTGCGTAAGAGCGCCGTGTGGACCCGCGAGGTTCGTACCGGTGATGGCGCGCACCCGGGTTCGGCCGGCTATGACGAGATCACAGCCCTCATCACACCTCGTTGGCGTGCCTGGCTAACCGTCACGTAG
- a CDS encoding nuclear transport factor 2 family protein, producing MRPEEITRLFVERSNAGDAEGVAALYAEDAVLAYPPGGQTVGRAAIQALWTKVLANRPHFEPEEPLPTLVSGDLALTSTVAKDGAGARAQVVRRQPDGSWLRVLDQPEFTRPTSG from the coding sequence ATGCGACCGGAGGAGATCACCCGGCTGTTCGTCGAGCGTTCCAACGCGGGAGACGCCGAGGGCGTCGCGGCGCTCTACGCCGAGGATGCGGTGCTGGCGTACCCGCCCGGCGGCCAGACTGTCGGCCGGGCCGCGATCCAGGCGCTCTGGACGAAGGTACTCGCGAACCGCCCACACTTCGAACCGGAGGAGCCGCTTCCGACGCTCGTCAGCGGCGATCTCGCACTCACTTCGACCGTAGCCAAGGACGGTGCCGGCGCCCGGGCACAGGTGGTACGCCGCCAGCCTGACGGATCCTGGCTGCGCGTACTCGATCAGCCCGAGTTCACTCGGCCCACGTCCGGCTGA
- a CDS encoding LysR family transcriptional regulator, with amino-acid sequence MELRQLEYLVAVAEEASFTRAAERVRISQSGVSAQIRQLERELGATLIDRSARTATLTAAGRVALEYARATLASAAALRQTVGEVTGLIRGQLTVGMIVGCTVTPLFEALEAFHRAHPQVELTLLEDNSDRLVEGVRSAAIDLALIGTAEATPVGLNALTIVSERLVALVPPEHPLAAREKIGLADIAEHPVICMPEGTGIRTVFDRACVNRRVQPTIALQASAATTIVELAIRGLGVAILSESMTDEYEDRLTALRVRDVDIPALLALVWKPTQSPALARLVRYSRDAFAPVQAESTT; translated from the coding sequence ATGGAGCTGAGGCAGCTGGAGTACCTCGTGGCGGTTGCCGAGGAGGCAAGCTTCACCCGGGCCGCAGAGCGCGTTCGGATCAGCCAGTCCGGGGTGAGCGCGCAGATCCGGCAACTCGAACGCGAACTCGGGGCGACCCTCATCGACCGCTCGGCCAGGACGGCGACCCTGACGGCTGCGGGCAGGGTCGCTCTGGAGTACGCGCGCGCCACGCTTGCCTCCGCAGCCGCACTACGGCAAACCGTCGGCGAAGTGACCGGCCTGATCCGTGGCCAACTCACCGTCGGCATGATCGTCGGGTGCACGGTGACCCCGCTCTTCGAGGCGCTCGAGGCGTTCCACCGGGCCCATCCGCAGGTCGAGCTGACCCTGTTGGAGGACAACTCCGACCGACTCGTCGAGGGCGTCCGGTCCGCCGCGATCGACCTCGCCCTGATCGGTACGGCCGAAGCCACGCCGGTCGGGCTGAACGCGCTGACGATCGTCAGCGAACGACTGGTGGCGCTGGTACCGCCGGAACATCCACTCGCGGCGCGGGAGAAAATCGGCTTGGCCGACATCGCGGAGCATCCGGTCATCTGCATGCCGGAGGGCACCGGGATCCGAACCGTGTTCGACCGGGCCTGCGTCAACCGCCGCGTCCAGCCGACCATCGCCTTGCAGGCTAGTGCTGCCACCACCATCGTCGAGCTGGCGATCCGAGGGCTCGGAGTCGCGATTCTCAGCGAGTCCATGACTGACGAGTACGAGGACCGGCTGACCGCGCTCCGGGTGCGCGACGTTGACATCCCGGCGCTACTGGCACTGGTTTGGAAACCCACGCAGAGCCCTGCCCTTGCCCGACTGGTCCGGTACAGCCGAGACGCCTTCGCCCCCGTCCAGGCAGAGAGCACGACGTAA
- the ggt gene encoding gamma-glutamyltransferase, whose protein sequence is MRLTKRATARMAVAGVVAVTLVVTSAPASAAPAAAGHSGEPPKTPTAHGYGGAVSTVDPTATAVGLDVLRRGGNAVDAAVAAAATLGVTEPFSAGIGGGGFFVYYDARTRRVHTIDGRESAPASIRADSFVDPASGTPYPFQQARVSGLSVGVPGTLLTWHEALRRWGSRPLSAALAPAAEVAGRGFVVDATFRQQVAENEAAFAQFDATRKLYLPGGQPPAVGSIQRNRDLADTYRQIARRGIDVFYTGPIGADLVEAVRRPPVAADPTVPWQYPIQPGGMTPADLARYELRFPAPTRSDYRGYQVYGMSTPSSGGVAVGEALNILERFDLAKMTVTEALHHYLEASALAYADRNRYVADGTSRRILDELLSDRYAAERACQLDPGRAAPKPVPPGEPDGRYGDCATGAAGAEPNPGQSTTNLTVADRWGNVVEYTLTIEQTGGNAMVVPGRGFLLNNELTDFTFAQTPGAAPDPNLPAPGKRPRSSMSPTIVLDDGRPFLALGTPGGATIITTVLQVLVNRIDLGMSLPEAMAAPRASQRNSAAPQAEPAFVSAYGSALDALGHPRFTSTAELGAATAIEFTGRHGLVASAEPVRRGGGAAGVVRPGR, encoded by the coding sequence ATGAGGCTCACCAAGAGGGCAACAGCCCGGATGGCGGTGGCCGGCGTCGTGGCCGTCACCCTGGTCGTCACGTCGGCGCCGGCCAGCGCCGCACCGGCCGCCGCCGGCCACTCCGGCGAACCACCCAAGACGCCGACCGCGCACGGGTACGGCGGTGCCGTGTCCACTGTCGACCCCACTGCTACCGCCGTCGGCCTGGACGTACTCCGTCGCGGTGGCAACGCGGTCGACGCGGCGGTGGCGGCGGCCGCCACGCTCGGCGTGACCGAGCCGTTCTCGGCCGGTATCGGCGGTGGCGGCTTCTTCGTCTACTACGACGCGCGTACCCGCCGGGTGCACACCATCGACGGCCGGGAGTCGGCACCCGCCTCCATCCGAGCGGACTCCTTCGTCGACCCGGCCAGCGGCACTCCGTACCCCTTTCAGCAGGCTCGGGTCAGCGGCCTGTCGGTCGGCGTACCCGGGACGCTGTTGACCTGGCACGAGGCGTTGCGCAGGTGGGGCAGCCGGCCGCTGTCGGCGGCGCTCGCCCCGGCCGCCGAGGTGGCCGGGCGGGGGTTCGTGGTCGACGCGACGTTCCGGCAGCAGGTGGCGGAGAACGAGGCGGCGTTCGCCCAGTTCGACGCGACCCGGAAGCTCTACCTGCCGGGCGGCCAACCACCGGCGGTCGGTTCCATCCAGCGCAACCGGGACCTGGCCGACACCTACCGGCAGATCGCCCGGCGCGGCATCGACGTCTTCTACACCGGCCCGATCGGCGCGGACCTCGTCGAGGCGGTGCGCCGCCCGCCGGTCGCCGCCGACCCGACCGTGCCCTGGCAGTACCCGATCCAACCCGGCGGGATGACCCCGGCCGACCTCGCCCGCTACGAGCTGCGGTTCCCCGCGCCGACCCGGTCCGACTACCGGGGCTACCAGGTGTACGGCATGTCGACGCCGTCGAGCGGCGGTGTCGCCGTCGGCGAGGCGCTGAACATCCTGGAACGGTTCGACCTGGCCAAGATGACGGTGACGGAGGCGCTGCACCACTACCTGGAGGCGAGCGCCCTGGCCTACGCCGACCGGAACCGGTACGTCGCCGACGGCACCTCCCGGCGGATCCTCGACGAACTGCTCAGCGACCGGTACGCGGCCGAGCGGGCCTGCCAGCTCGACCCTGGCCGGGCCGCGCCGAAGCCGGTACCGCCCGGCGAACCCGACGGAAGATACGGCGACTGCGCGACCGGCGCGGCGGGTGCCGAGCCCAACCCCGGGCAGAGCACCACGAACCTGACGGTGGCCGACCGGTGGGGCAACGTCGTCGAGTACACCCTGACGATCGAACAGACCGGCGGGAACGCGATGGTGGTACCCGGACGCGGATTCCTGCTCAACAACGAGTTGACCGACTTCACGTTCGCACAGACCCCGGGAGCCGCTCCCGATCCGAATCTGCCGGCGCCGGGCAAGCGCCCCCGCAGTTCGATGTCGCCGACGATCGTGCTCGACGACGGCCGCCCGTTCCTGGCGCTCGGCACCCCCGGTGGTGCCACCATCATCACCACCGTGCTGCAGGTACTGGTCAACCGGATCGACCTCGGGATGTCTCTGCCGGAGGCGATGGCGGCACCCCGGGCCTCACAGCGCAACAGTGCCGCGCCTCAGGCAGAACCGGCGTTCGTCAGCGCGTACGGCAGTGCACTCGACGCGCTCGGCCATCCGCGGTTCACGAGTACCGCCGAACTCGGTGCGGCCACCGCGATCGAGTTCACCGGTCGGCACGGCCTGGTGGCGTCGGCGGAACCGGTACGGCGCGGCGGCGGGGCGGCGGGTGTCGTCCGCCCTGGGCGTTGA
- a CDS encoding M20 family metallopeptidase yields the protein MSLREDAAEIQDELAGLRRELHQVPEEGLHLPRTQQRVLAALEPLPLEISTGAGLSSVTAVLRGGRPGPVVLLRGDMDALPITESSGVDYSSRHDGVMHACGHDLHTAGLVGAARLLAARRDELAGDVVFMFQPGEEGYNGAGHMIDEGVLTAAGRPVEAAYGLHVLSSILDRGVFSSRPGPLMAGSAGLFVTVVGAGGHGSRPHVTLDPVPAACEMVTALQTMITRRFDAFEPVVLTVGTFHAGTRRNVIPDEASFEATVRAFDPAVHAELGRHAVQLCEQIAAAHGLRAEVRYEPEYPVTINDPDQHEFAAATVRELFGAERFVDMRHPMTGSEDFSRVLGRVPGAFVFLGACATGDPVTAPGNHSPRAVYDDSVLADGAALLAELAYRRLGQPADRPLASPA from the coding sequence ATGAGCCTGCGTGAGGATGCGGCGGAGATCCAGGACGAACTGGCCGGGCTGCGCCGGGAACTGCACCAGGTTCCGGAGGAGGGCCTGCACCTGCCGCGTACCCAGCAGCGGGTGCTGGCCGCCCTCGAACCGCTGCCGTTGGAGATCAGCACCGGCGCCGGACTCTCCTCGGTCACCGCCGTGCTGCGCGGTGGCAGGCCCGGTCCGGTGGTGCTGCTCCGGGGTGACATGGACGCCCTGCCGATCACCGAGAGCAGCGGAGTCGACTACAGCTCCCGGCATGACGGGGTGATGCACGCCTGCGGGCACGACCTGCACACCGCCGGCCTGGTCGGCGCCGCCCGGTTGCTCGCCGCCCGCCGCGACGAGCTCGCCGGCGACGTGGTCTTCATGTTCCAGCCGGGCGAGGAGGGCTACAACGGCGCCGGACACATGATCGACGAGGGGGTGCTGACCGCCGCCGGCCGCCCGGTCGAAGCTGCGTACGGCCTGCACGTGCTCTCGTCCATCCTGGACCGCGGAGTCTTCTCCTCCCGCCCCGGCCCGCTGATGGCCGGTTCGGCGGGTCTCTTCGTCACCGTCGTCGGGGCGGGCGGGCACGGCTCCCGGCCGCACGTGACACTGGACCCGGTACCGGCGGCCTGCGAGATGGTCACCGCGTTGCAGACGATGATCACCCGCCGCTTCGACGCGTTCGAGCCGGTGGTGCTCACCGTCGGCACCTTCCACGCCGGCACCCGGCGCAACGTCATCCCGGACGAGGCGAGCTTCGAGGCGACGGTACGGGCCTTCGACCCCGCCGTGCACGCCGAGCTGGGCCGGCACGCCGTACAACTCTGCGAGCAGATCGCGGCGGCGCACGGCCTGCGCGCCGAGGTGCGGTACGAGCCGGAGTATCCGGTCACCATCAACGACCCGGACCAGCACGAGTTCGCCGCCGCGACCGTGCGGGAGCTGTTCGGTGCGGAGCGGTTCGTCGACATGCGCCACCCGATGACCGGCTCCGAGGACTTCTCCCGGGTGCTCGGGCGGGTACCCGGCGCCTTCGTCTTCCTCGGTGCCTGCGCCACCGGTGACCCGGTGACGGCGCCCGGCAACCACTCGCCCCGGGCCGTCTACGACGACAGCGTGCTGGCCGACGGCGCCGCACTGCTCGCCGAGCTGGCCTACCGGCGCCTCGGTCAGCCGGCCGACCGCCCACTCGCCAGCCCGGCCTGA
- a CDS encoding bifunctional UDP-sugar hydrolase/5'-nucleotidase — protein sequence MTPLPGPSRRQVLAVAAAAAAAPLVGAVPAQAHPPSRPKTYDLTVLGTSDTHGNVYNWDYYRDAEYDDSAHNDVGVAKLASLVKQIRAERRGRATLVLDAGDTIQGTSLATYYAKQEPITETGETHPMARAMNILDYDAVTLGNHEFNYGLPLLDRWIRQLGFPALAANAVNERTGKPAFTPYLIKKVSLGRGAPTLRVGILGLTNPGTAIWDRGHVEGRLRFEDMVATAAKWVPVMRQRGADIVLISAHGGDSGTSSYGPELPNENPCAMIAEQVPGIDAILFGHAHAEVVERFVTNIRTGERVLMSEPSKWGQRLTRMDFTLERDRNRWRITGKRATMLNSNTVPEDPKVLAAVRRQHAKTVAYVNQVVATSAVELSAAESRYRDTPILDYINRVQTDTVAAALAGGPYASLPVLSIAAPFSRTAIFPAGDVRIKDVAGLYIYDNTLEAVLVNGAELRAYLEYSAKYFRTLGPGAPVDPAQLNDPTVPDYNYDTVSGVDYDIDISRPVGQRITRLTHPGGGAAVVDTDQFVIAVNNYRRSGGGNFPGIVKPQIYNEQQEIRQLLIDWAQAKGSIDPADFFEPNWRLVREGVPVF from the coding sequence ATGACCCCTCTTCCCGGCCCTTCTCGACGCCAGGTGCTCGCCGTCGCCGCGGCGGCCGCGGCGGCACCGCTCGTCGGGGCCGTACCGGCACAGGCACACCCGCCGAGCAGGCCGAAGACCTACGACCTGACCGTGCTGGGCACCTCGGACACCCACGGCAACGTCTACAACTGGGACTACTACCGGGACGCCGAATACGACGACAGCGCGCACAACGACGTCGGCGTGGCGAAGCTGGCGAGCCTGGTCAAGCAGATCCGGGCCGAGCGGCGGGGCAGGGCGACCCTGGTGCTCGATGCCGGTGACACCATCCAGGGCACGTCGCTGGCGACGTACTACGCCAAGCAGGAGCCGATCACCGAAACCGGTGAGACGCACCCGATGGCCCGGGCGATGAACATTCTCGACTACGACGCGGTGACGCTCGGCAACCACGAGTTCAACTACGGGCTGCCGCTGCTGGACAGGTGGATCAGGCAGCTCGGCTTCCCGGCCCTGGCCGCGAACGCCGTCAACGAACGCACCGGAAAGCCGGCCTTCACGCCGTACCTGATCAAGAAGGTGTCGCTCGGGCGCGGCGCACCGACGCTGCGGGTCGGCATCCTCGGCCTGACCAACCCCGGTACCGCGATCTGGGACCGGGGGCACGTCGAGGGCAGGCTCCGCTTCGAGGACATGGTCGCGACCGCCGCGAAGTGGGTACCGGTGATGCGCCAGCGCGGCGCCGACATCGTGCTGATCTCCGCGCACGGCGGCGACAGCGGTACGTCGAGCTACGGGCCCGAACTGCCGAACGAGAACCCGTGCGCGATGATCGCCGAGCAGGTACCCGGGATCGACGCCATCCTGTTCGGGCACGCCCACGCCGAGGTGGTGGAGCGGTTCGTCACCAACATCCGCACCGGTGAGCGGGTGCTGATGTCGGAGCCGTCCAAGTGGGGCCAGCGGCTGACCCGGATGGACTTCACCCTGGAGCGGGACCGTAACCGCTGGCGGATCACCGGCAAGCGGGCCACGATGCTGAACAGCAACACGGTGCCGGAGGACCCGAAGGTGCTGGCGGCGGTACGCCGGCAGCACGCCAAGACGGTCGCCTACGTCAACCAGGTGGTCGCCACCTCGGCGGTCGAACTGTCGGCGGCGGAGTCGCGCTACCGGGACACGCCGATCCTCGACTACATCAACAGGGTGCAGACCGACACGGTCGCCGCCGCGCTGGCCGGCGGCCCGTACGCCAGCCTTCCGGTGCTGTCGATCGCCGCGCCGTTCAGCCGTACCGCGATCTTCCCGGCCGGGGACGTACGGATCAAGGACGTGGCCGGGCTCTACATCTACGACAACACCCTGGAGGCGGTACTCGTCAACGGAGCCGAACTGCGCGCCTACCTCGAGTACTCGGCGAAGTACTTCCGTACCCTCGGGCCGGGTGCGCCGGTCGACCCCGCGCAGCTCAACGACCCGACCGTGCCGGACTACAACTACGACACCGTCTCCGGGGTCGACTACGACATCGACATCAGCAGGCCGGTGGGCCAGCGGATCACCAGGCTGACCCACCCGGGCGGCGGAGCGGCGGTCGTCGACACCGACCAGTTCGTGATCGCGGTGAACAACTACCGGCGCAGCGGCGGCGGCAACTTCCCCGGCATCGTCAAGCCGCAGATCTACAACGAGCAGCAGGAGATCCGGCAACTGCTGATCGACTGGGCGCAGGCCAAGGGCAGCATCGATCCGGCCGACTTCTTCGAGCCGAACTGGCGACTGGTCCGGGAGGGCGTACCGGTCTTCTGA
- a CDS encoding histone H1: MANSRRAGPTRSTVAEPRRPAHGRGGNKRTPTRPAAARKATGAKKAPGKSTARAKKVATATRRATGATAAKTPKKRPPRTARAAGEATPATKRTAPSKRVPAKKTTAKKTTARKTTARREIAKKAVAKKTPPRKSTTQRTTPAKKSTTARSTAAKRARTGTATKPPARKAARNATRSR; the protein is encoded by the coding sequence GTGGCCAACTCACGACGAGCAGGCCCGACCCGATCCACCGTCGCCGAACCGAGACGGCCGGCACACGGTCGCGGGGGCAACAAGCGCACCCCCACGAGACCCGCCGCCGCCCGCAAGGCCACCGGCGCGAAGAAGGCCCCGGGCAAGAGCACCGCGCGGGCGAAGAAGGTGGCCACCGCCACCCGACGGGCCACCGGGGCGACCGCGGCGAAAACCCCGAAGAAGCGGCCGCCGCGCACCGCGCGGGCGGCTGGCGAGGCCACCCCTGCCACCAAGCGGACCGCGCCGTCGAAGCGGGTACCGGCGAAGAAGACCACCGCGAAGAAGACGACCGCGCGGAAGACCACCGCGCGAAGGGAAATCGCGAAGAAGGCCGTCGCGAAGAAGACGCCCCCGAGGAAGAGCACCACGCAGCGAACAACGCCCGCGAAGAAGAGCACCACAGCGCGGAGTACGGCGGCGAAGCGTGCCCGCACGGGTACGGCGACGAAGCCTCCGGCCCGGAAGGCCGCCCGGAACGCGACCCGGTCGCGGTAG
- a CDS encoding C40 family peptidase produces the protein MTRLSRRLPLAAPLVLGALLLLVLGAPLAAAPAARAASPTEPVEPRTAYVDVSVATLWVEPGRQRPVDLPSMTNPADPRAWTAGMTLAERRWLIGDLETQATYGQRVLILAESGDWAQVVVPGQPTPRHEWGYPGWLPKVQLTDGRSFGHLAGRPFALVATPTAWLYDDPRRTRRAMELSYNTRLPVLARLDRAVLVATPSDGPKWLAASDVSVYASAADIPRPTGPELVAASRMFLGLPYLWAGTAGFGFDCSGLTHSVYAAHGITIPRDAQDQANAGTPVTREQLAPGDLVFFARNNGTGRVHHVGMYAGDGYIVDAPTNTDTEESGVEYVRLDEHRYAHEYAGARRYL, from the coding sequence GTGACCCGACTGTCGCGCCGCCTCCCCCTGGCCGCCCCGCTGGTGCTCGGCGCACTGCTCCTGCTGGTGCTCGGCGCACCGCTGGCAGCAGCACCGGCCGCCCGCGCCGCGAGCCCGACCGAACCCGTCGAGCCGCGCACCGCCTACGTCGACGTCTCGGTGGCCACCCTCTGGGTGGAGCCCGGTCGGCAACGTCCCGTCGACCTGCCGTCCATGACGAACCCGGCCGACCCTCGGGCCTGGACGGCGGGGATGACCCTCGCCGAGCGGCGCTGGCTGATCGGCGACCTGGAGACCCAGGCCACGTACGGTCAGCGGGTGCTGATACTGGCGGAGTCGGGCGACTGGGCGCAGGTGGTCGTACCCGGTCAGCCAACGCCTCGGCACGAGTGGGGCTACCCCGGCTGGCTGCCGAAGGTGCAGCTGACCGACGGCAGGAGTTTCGGGCACCTCGCCGGCCGTCCGTTCGCACTGGTGGCGACGCCCACCGCCTGGCTCTACGACGATCCGCGCCGGACCCGCCGGGCGATGGAGTTGAGCTACAACACCCGGCTGCCGGTGCTGGCCCGACTCGACCGGGCGGTACTGGTGGCCACCCCCAGCGACGGTCCGAAGTGGCTGGCCGCCTCGGACGTCTCGGTGTACGCCTCCGCCGCCGACATCCCCCGGCCGACCGGCCCGGAACTGGTCGCGGCGAGCCGGATGTTCCTCGGTCTGCCGTACCTGTGGGCGGGTACCGCCGGCTTCGGCTTCGACTGTTCCGGCCTCACCCACTCCGTCTACGCCGCGCACGGCATCACCATCCCCCGGGACGCGCAGGACCAGGCCAACGCCGGCACCCCGGTCACCAGGGAGCAGCTCGCCCCCGGGGACCTCGTCTTCTTCGCCCGGAACAACGGCACCGGACGCGTGCACCACGTCGGCATGTACGCCGGCGACGGCTACATCGTCGACGCCCCGACCAACACCGACACCGAGGAGAGCGGCGTCGAGTACGTGCGGCTCGACGAGCACCGGTACGCCCACGAGTACGCCGGAGCGCGCCGGTACCTGTAA